From a single Proteiniborus sp. DW1 genomic region:
- a CDS encoding cyanophycinase, with amino-acid sequence MKEGKRGVLLIIGGAEDKEDKMEILKKFVRLMEHDDSSLLVLTTATKEPDIVGDNYRRVFEKLGMTNIDILNIDSREDANDEDYVEKIRSSEGIFFTGGDQLRITSIIGGTKACEALFECYQNGGIIAGTSAGASAMSSVMIIEGDGNEPARKCTLKVAPGLNLLSNSIIDQHFAQRGRIGRLLCGVAENPDILGIGIDEDTSIIVYPDDTFEVYGTNAVTIVDGRSIEESNVSESKPDEILAITNIRLHVLPDGYSYDLKNREVFR; translated from the coding sequence ATGAAAGAAGGCAAAAGAGGTGTTCTCCTAATAATAGGGGGAGCAGAGGATAAGGAAGATAAAATGGAGATACTTAAGAAATTCGTTAGACTTATGGAACACGATGATTCATCGCTTTTAGTATTGACTACAGCTACAAAAGAGCCAGATATAGTTGGAGACAATTATCGAAGAGTATTCGAAAAGCTAGGCATGACTAATATAGATATATTGAATATAGATAGCAGAGAAGATGCTAATGATGAAGATTATGTCGAGAAAATAAGAAGTTCGGAGGGAATTTTTTTCACAGGTGGAGACCAATTAAGAATTACCAGCATAATTGGTGGAACAAAAGCATGTGAGGCACTATTTGAATGTTATCAAAATGGTGGAATCATAGCAGGAACAAGTGCCGGGGCTTCTGCTATGAGTAGTGTTATGATAATTGAGGGAGATGGCAATGAGCCAGCACGAAAGTGTACTCTAAAAGTTGCTCCTGGTCTAAACCTACTAAGCAATTCCATAATAGACCAGCATTTTGCTCAGAGAGGTAGAATTGGTCGATTACTTTGTGGTGTGGCAGAGAACCCAGATATTTTAGGTATTGGGATAGATGAAGATACCTCAATAATTGTATATCCCGATGATACCTTTGAAGTATATGGAACAAATGCAGTAACTATAGTTGATGGCAGGTCTATAGAGGAGTCAAATGTATCTGAATCAAAACCAGATGAAATACTGGCAATTACAAATATAAGATTACATGTGCTGCCAGATGGCTATAGCTATGATTTGAAAAATAGAGAAGTTTTTAGATAG